The proteins below are encoded in one region of Penaeus chinensis breed Huanghai No. 1 chromosome 25, ASM1920278v2, whole genome shotgun sequence:
- the LOC125038637 gene encoding uncharacterized protein LOC125038637 — protein sequence MTEVSQPMERVSVDLIDFMGSTRGNRYVLSITDHFTRYLQVCQIIQTRTHYTTRYHPEANRMVERSNKVVKDALATLVGEYPDSWDEMLPFVRLALNSTVHRSDTDEETAQILRGNLRDARLTAKEAARKAQRGWARDYNRRVRQRFDPAEGDLVLLRNFARPGGSARALGPRWNKPVRIVKKIGPVN from the exons ATGACTGAAGTCTCTCAGCCAATGGAAAGGGTATCGGTAGATCTGATAGATTTCATGGGTTCTACAAGAGGCAATAGGTACGTCTTGTCAATCACTGATCATTTTACAAGGTACTTGCAG GTGTGCCAGATAATCCAGACCCGAACTCACTACACAACACGGTATCATCCAGAGGCCAATAGGATGGTAGAGAGGAGCAACAAGGTAGTGAAGGATGCATTAGCTACACTGGTTGGAGAGTATCCTGATAGCTGGGATGAGATGTTACCATTTGTACGACTTGCCCTTAATAGTACAGTGCACAGAAGT GATACTGATGAAGAGACGGCCCAAATATTGAGAGGTAACCTGCGAGATGCGAGACTGACTGCGAAGGAAGCGGCACGAAAGGCCCAACGAGGATGGGCCCGAGATTACAACCGCCGGGTGCGGCAAAGGTTTGACCCTGCGGAAGGAGATCTTGTCCTGCTCCGGAACTTCGCTCGCCCAGGTGGTTCGGCCAGAGCATTGGGACCAAGATGGAATAAACCTGTTCGCATCGTCAAGAAGATTGGGCCAGTAAATTAA